The Nitrospira sp. CR1.1 sequence GCGCTCGATCAGGTGCGAGGAGGCAATATCCAGTTCGGGTTTCAGCAGAAACGGCGCCCCGTAGATGAGGCGGGGAGGATGTTCATCACCCGTCGGCAACGCGAGGCTGGCGGAAAGGTACAGTCCATAGGCCACGGCGCTCCCCGCGGCGAGGAGTGCCATGCCTGCCAACATCACAAGCCCGCGCAGGCACCACCGCCTCGCGGACATCACCGCCGGATCCCCATGCCGCCGAGCATACGCGATCCCGCGTATGAAAGCACATGCGTCGCGGCCGCCGCCTCTCAGCCGGCCAGGTCCTGCTTGACAAAATCCCCTGCCTTCTCTTAGATGAGCCGCACAAGCCTGGCTGGTTACGATCTTGTACCTAGCAGGGTGCCGAAAAAGTCTGCCAGCCGCGTTCTCGCATCGCTCAGAGGCTCAACGTACGGTCAGCGTACGCTTCACCTCTTCGCTCGCTGCGGCCTTGCTGGACGGCCTTCTTGACCACCCTGCGAGCGTTTCTGATTGTATCTGCGATCTCAAGCAAGGCTGCGTCTTGGGCTGTCGAAATTGTGCGTTAACCAGCCTGCTAGATTTTCACACGAGGCATGACCGGTGAGCATGAAGCGTCTCTTCACTGCCCTTCTTTCATCCACGACCGGCCTGCCGCCCATGCGCGGGAAGGGGTTGGCTCGACCCCGGACCGGTCGCACGGCCACTCGGCCGCTCCTGGCTTGCGGTGCGCTCTTCGCCGCCTTGACGACCATTGGTCCAGCTTCGGTTTTCGCCGGAAGTTTCCGCATCTACGACCACAGCGCCTCGGCAACCGGCCAGGCCTCCGCCTTCACGGCTCAAGCCGATGATGCCTCCGCCGGCTATTACAATCCGGCTGGTATGACTCAGCTGCGCGGCGTGCAACTCTCAGCCGGCACCACGCTCATCGCCGGCGGTTTCTCCTTTCAGAACGCCGCAGGCACGCAGGCCAACGGAGACCTCCGCGGCAGCGTGGCGGTGCCGCCACCGTCCAACCTGTACATGACAGCCAACCTCAAAGACCTGGGCATCGGCTCTTCGGACAGCCTTGCGGTCGGCCTGGCCGTCTTCAGCCCGTTCGGCACCTTGACCCGCTGGCCGGACAGCAGCCCCTTTTCTACAGCCACCACGAAGGCTGCCTTTGAGTTGATCGATATTCGTCCTTCCATCGCCTTCAGACCGCTCCCGGATCTAGCCATCGGATTGGGAGCGGATGTCTACACCTTTTCGGGAGCCTTCGGAGAAGGACAAGTCGAACGTCAGTTCCGTTGGCCCGGAGGGCTCGGCATTCCAGCCGGCACGGGCATGGAATTGAATGGACGAGACACGGCCGCTGGCTTCAATGCCAGCCTGCTGTATACCCCGCTGCGAAATGAAGATGGCCGGCCGCTCGTCAATATCGGCTTCATCTATCGCAGCCAGGCCACGCTGCATCTCGACGGCCAGTTGCTCGCCGGGGGCACACGCGTCGCGGATGCGCGCACGACCTTTGTCGTCCCGCAAGTGCTCACCGGCGGCATCGCACTCTGGCCTGTTCGCAACAAAGAGCGGGAATGGAAACTGGAATTGGATGTGGACTATACCGGCTGGAAATCGGTCCGCAATCTGGACACCCACTTGTCGAACGGCCTTACCGTCGCGACCCCTGCCAATTGGATCAGCGGCTACACGGTGATGATCGGGACGGAACACAAATGGCTGAACCCCGCGCCGCTTCCGGATTGGGACGTCGCCTTGCGCGCCGGATACTGGCATTCCCAGAAAGCGATTCCTGACCAAACCTTCAACCCTGCTATCCCCGATGGCGATAACCACGCGGTGTCTACTGGCATCGGATTCATGTGCCGAGACAACGGACGATTTCTCGGCATGATCCCTTGTGGAGGATCGGGCAAAACGCTCAGCCCGAAAGGGCTCGGGATCGATCTCGCGTACCAGGCTATTTTGTATGAATCGAGAACCGTCGCGGGCAATATCAATCCGACCGTGAACGGCACATACCGCACCACCTTACATGTCGGATCGCTCAATCTTCGCGTGAATTTTTGATGCTCCACTGTTCCTTGATCGTGGTAGAGTACCATCACTCACGATGCAGACCGATCTCCTAACCGTTTCCCCGCTTGTTTGTGCGCAGTGACTCTGTTTTCGAGCGAGGCCTTTCCATGGATCGCCCGCCTCAGTCCGATTCAACGCCAGACCTTCACGCCCAGCAAGTTCACGTGCTCTACCGCAATATGCCGACCGGGGTGTTGGCGAGTGCCGTCAATGCGGCGATTCTCGCCGCGGTAGAGTGGTCCGTCGTTCCACACACGCCGCTGCTTGTCTGGGTCACCATCCTCTGGGTAATTGCCGGTGTGCGAGCGCTCCTGATTTACCGATATCGCCATACGGCTCCTTCAGCCTGGAGCAGCGCCGACTGGCACCGCTGGATGTTGGTGACCACCACCCTGGCGGGCGTTGGGTGGGGTAGCAGCGTCTATTTTCTCACGCCCGAAATTCCGCTGCCTTACGAACTGGTCCAGTTGTTCGTCTTGGGCGGCATGACCGCGGGGGCGGTCTCCGTTCTATCGGTCTCCTTTCCGTTGTTTCTGTGCTACGCGCTGCCCGTGACCCTCCCCATGATCGCGTACCTTTTCCTCAGCGGCCATGAGTTTCATGTGATCATGGGACTGATGGGGCTGCTGTTTCTCCTTGCGACGATCCACTCGTCCTGGACCTTCAACCACGTGCTGCTGTCCTCCATGCGCCTGCAGTTGGAAAAACTTGGTCTGGTGGAGTCGCTCACGGCACGCACGGAAGCG is a genomic window containing:
- a CDS encoding long-chain fatty acid transporter, which gives rise to MTTIGPASVFAGSFRIYDHSASATGQASAFTAQADDASAGYYNPAGMTQLRGVQLSAGTTLIAGGFSFQNAAGTQANGDLRGSVAVPPPSNLYMTANLKDLGIGSSDSLAVGLAVFSPFGTLTRWPDSSPFSTATTKAAFELIDIRPSIAFRPLPDLAIGLGADVYTFSGAFGEGQVERQFRWPGGLGIPAGTGMELNGRDTAAGFNASLLYTPLRNEDGRPLVNIGFIYRSQATLHLDGQLLAGGTRVADARTTFVVPQVLTGGIALWPVRNKEREWKLELDVDYTGWKSVRNLDTHLSNGLTVATPANWISGYTVMIGTEHKWLNPAPLPDWDVALRAGYWHSQKAIPDQTFNPAIPDGDNHAVSTGIGFMCRDNGRFLGMIPCGGSGKTLSPKGLGIDLAYQAILYESRTVAGNINPTVNGTYRTTLHVGSLNLRVNF